One stretch of Chroococcidiopsis sp. SAG 2025 DNA includes these proteins:
- the ltrA gene encoding group II intron reverse transcriptase/maturase: protein MCQCIEVQVATHMPNSNSRMKIEGWRDINWRKAERYVFRLQKRIYAASRRGDVKRVRKLQNTLMRSWYNKVLAVRRVTQDNTGKKTAGVDGVKSLSPEARLKLARELKLTGESMPTRRVWIPKPGKGEKRPLGIPRMYDRALQAVVKTALEPEWEALFEPNSYGFRPGRSAHDAIKQIKYCIQLKPKYVLDADIAKCFDRINHETLLQKLNVKGRVRQQIKAWLKSGVIDSGVFISTSEGTPQGGVISPLLANIALHGIEEHIAQAFPATKRNYIKGCRRDYGRNDVSIPNVIRYADDFVVLCDEKAVVQRCRELISEWLKGVGLELKPEKTRLTHTLNHELSEDGIAGFDFLGHHIRQFPAGKYRSSKDSQGNKSGYNTLIFPSKKSIKAHQEEIKRIVRKHGSSPQAKLIKDLNPVIRGWTSFYTTSDAKTAGELSKQDYLLYLKLRRWAKRRCGNTSSGSRKYWTTIAGKNWAFVTKGKNDPQRLLRHSEFSCSSTNYVKVKNDKSPYDGDSVYWSTRMGTHPQMPSRKAYLLKKQKGKCARCGLHFQEWDVFEVDHIIPRALGGKDEWKNRQLLHRHCHHEKTNEDRIGANGQKFCSDKENTLSSRVL from the coding sequence ATGTGTCAGTGCATTGAGGTACAAGTAGCAACGCATATGCCTAATTCAAATTCAAGAATGAAGATTGAGGGATGGAGGGATATCAATTGGCGCAAAGCCGAACGGTATGTTTTCCGGTTGCAAAAGCGCATCTATGCCGCTTCACGTCGTGGCGATGTTAAGCGAGTCCGCAAACTCCAAAACACGCTGATGAGGTCTTGGTATAACAAGGTCTTAGCGGTACGACGGGTCACACAAGATAATACCGGAAAGAAAACGGCTGGTGTGGATGGTGTTAAATCACTGTCTCCAGAAGCACGTCTAAAACTGGCAAGGGAACTCAAACTAACCGGGGAATCCATGCCCACTCGTAGGGTGTGGATACCAAAACCTGGGAAGGGAGAAAAACGCCCATTAGGAATACCCAGAATGTACGACCGCGCCTTACAAGCAGTTGTAAAAACTGCACTAGAGCCAGAATGGGAGGCTCTATTTGAACCAAACAGCTATGGCTTTAGACCAGGAAGGTCTGCCCACGATGCGATTAAACAAATCAAATACTGTATTCAGTTAAAGCCAAAATATGTGCTAGACGCGGATATAGCCAAATGTTTTGATCGGATCAACCATGAAACCTTACTCCAGAAGCTGAACGTAAAAGGCAGAGTCAGGCAACAAATCAAAGCCTGGTTGAAATCTGGGGTCATAGACTCTGGGGTATTCATTTCTACATCAGAGGGAACACCACAGGGAGGGGTAATTTCGCCATTATTGGCAAATATAGCCTTACACGGCATAGAAGAACACATAGCCCAAGCGTTTCCAGCCACAAAAAGGAACTACATTAAAGGATGCCGTAGAGATTACGGACGAAATGATGTATCAATCCCAAATGTGATACGTTACGCTGATGATTTTGTCGTCCTATGTGATGAAAAAGCCGTAGTTCAAAGATGCCGAGAACTAATCTCGGAATGGTTAAAAGGGGTAGGGCTTGAGTTAAAACCTGAAAAAACCCGTCTAACCCACACTCTCAATCATGAGTTAAGTGAGGATGGGATTGCCGGATTTGACTTTCTAGGTCATCACATCCGACAATTCCCAGCGGGTAAATACCGGAGTAGCAAAGACTCACAGGGGAATAAATCAGGCTATAACACACTCATCTTTCCATCCAAGAAGTCAATCAAGGCACATCAAGAGGAAATCAAAAGGATCGTCAGAAAACACGGGTCGTCGCCACAGGCGAAATTAATTAAAGACCTTAACCCTGTCATAAGGGGATGGACTTCCTTTTACACAACCTCCGACGCTAAAACCGCTGGAGAACTATCAAAACAAGATTACCTCCTATACCTGAAACTTCGACGATGGGCAAAACGCCGTTGTGGAAATACAAGTTCTGGTTCAAGGAAATACTGGACAACCATAGCAGGTAAAAACTGGGCATTCGTTACCAAGGGGAAAAATGATCCCCAACGGTTACTAAGGCATAGTGAGTTTAGCTGTAGTAGCACTAACTATGTGAAAGTTAAAAACGATAAAAGTCCATACGACGGCGACTCAGTTTATTGGAGTACTAGGATGGGTACCCATCCCCAAATGCCTAGCCGTAAGGCATATTTGCTCAAGAAGCAGAAGGGAAAATGTGCCCGTTGCGGTCTTCACTTCCAGGAATGGGATGTATTTGAAGTTGACCATATAATCCCCAGAGCCTTAGGCGGCAAGGATGAATGGAAAAACAGACAACTGTTACATCGACATTGCCACCACGAAAAGACCAATGAGGACCGGATAGGTGCCAATGGTCAGAAGTTCTGTAGTGACAAAGAAAACACATTGAGTAGCCGTGTGCTATGA